A single region of the Gopherus evgoodei ecotype Sinaloan lineage chromosome 3, rGopEvg1_v1.p, whole genome shotgun sequence genome encodes:
- the OGFRL1 gene encoding opioid growth factor receptor-like protein 1 isoform X2 — protein MGSLLSGVSVKEPATVEDCDSTWETDSEPELQDPGGDQQQQEAIGGEEPAPEPPAPLPAASARPEETRQEGEEVEGGREAAAAPGPEQIDDATELTTKPKRSFYAARDLYKYRHQYPNFKDLRYQNDLCNLRFYKNKIPFKPDGVYIEEVLNKWKGDYEKLEHNHTYIQWLFPLREQGLNFYAKELTTYEIEEFKKTKEAIRRFLLAYKMMLEFFGIKLIDKTGNVARAANWQERFQHLNESQHNYLRITRILKSLGELGYESFKSPLVKFILHEALVEDTIPNIKQSALEYFVYTIRDRRERRQLLRFAQQRYTPSEHFIWGPPRKQKLEGNKTGKKPTSPVSSHNSYISKHKKWRDSKNTSITSSSSSKTAEEKKVELTRNGEKNNQCGTETNCEAAKQSNSEKNSDTESQNSKSEEALSLSDKKENVSHSKKDKGKDGENLSQDCGNPTVTDTEPCDSENCSNNVSADVQDSLGQDKPPVESTIKNKDEIKS, from the exons ATGGGCAGCCTGCTGAGCGGGGTCAGCGTCAAGGAGCCCGCCACGGTGGAGGACTGCGACTCCACCTGGGAGACGGACTCCGAGCCCGAGCTGCAGGACCCAGGCGgggaccagcagcagcaggaggcgaTCGGCGGGGAAGAGCCAGCCCCGGAGCCgcccgccccgctccctgccgcAAGCGCCCGGCCCGAGGAGACCCGGCaggaaggggaagaggtggaagggggccgagaagcagcagcagcccccggCCCTGAGCAG ATTGATGATGCAACTGAGCTGACAACGAAACCAAAGAGGAGCTTTTATGCTGCAAGAGACTTGTACAAGTATCGACACCAATATCCA AACTTTAAAGATCTCCGGTATCAAAATGACTTGTGCAATCTCCGATTTTATAAGAATAAAATTCCCTTTAAACCTGATG GAGTTTACATTGAAGAAGTCCTGAATAAATGGAAGGGAGACTATGAAAAATTGGAACATAATCACACTTATATACAGTG gctttTTCCACTTAGAGAACAAGGTTTGAATTTCTATGCTAAAGAATTAACTACATATGAAATAGAG GAattcaagaaaacaaaagaagcaaTTAGAAGATTCCTGTTGGCTTATAAAATGATGTTGGAGTTTTTTGGAATAAAACTAATTGATAAAACAGGAAATGTAGCTCGAGCTGCTAATTGGCAAGAAAGATTTCAACATTTGAATGA GTCCCAACACAACTACTTAAGAATCACTCGCATTCTGAAAAGTCTTGGTGAGCTTGGATATGAGAGTTTCAAATCTCCGCTTGTAAAATTTATTCTCCATGAAGCTCTTGTTGAAGACACAATTCCCAACATTAAGCAAAGTGCTTTGGAATATTTTGTATATACCATTAGAGACCGAAGAGAAAGGAGACAGCTCCTGCGATTTGCTCAACAACGTTACACACCTTCAGAGCATTTCATCTGGGGACCACCAAGAAAACAGAAATTGGAGGGAAACAAAACAGGTAAAAAGCCAACATCCCCAGTTTCTTCTCACAATAGTTATATTTCTAAACATAAGAAATGGAGAGATTCCAAGAATACATCCATAACTAGCAGCTCCAGTAGCAAAACAGCTGAAGAAAAAAAGGTAGAACTCAcaagaaatggagaaaaaaacaaccaatGTGGAACAGAAACCAACTGTGAAGCTGCTAAGCAGAGCAACAGTGAAAAGAACAGTGATACTGAAAGTCAAAATTCCAAATCAGAGGAAGCTCTCAGTTTGTCTGACAAAAAGGAGAACGTTTCTCATTCCAAAAAGGATAAGGGAAAAGATGGGGAAAATCTAAGCCAAGATTGTGGAAATCCAACAGTTACAGACACAGAGCCATGTGACAGTGAGAACTGTTCAAATAATGTGTCAGCAGATGTGCAAGACAGCCTAGGTCAGGATAAACCTCCAGTGGAATCCACCATAAAGAACAAAGATGAGATAAAATCATGA
- the OGFRL1 gene encoding opioid growth factor receptor-like protein 1 isoform X1 — translation MGSLLSGVSVKEPATVEDCDSTWETDSEPELQDPGGDQQQQEAIGGEEPAPEPPAPLPAASARPEETRQEGEEVEGGREAAAAPGPEQIDDATELTTKPKRSFYAARDLYKYRHQYPQNFKDLRYQNDLCNLRFYKNKIPFKPDGVYIEEVLNKWKGDYEKLEHNHTYIQWLFPLREQGLNFYAKELTTYEIEEFKKTKEAIRRFLLAYKMMLEFFGIKLIDKTGNVARAANWQERFQHLNESQHNYLRITRILKSLGELGYESFKSPLVKFILHEALVEDTIPNIKQSALEYFVYTIRDRRERRQLLRFAQQRYTPSEHFIWGPPRKQKLEGNKTGKKPTSPVSSHNSYISKHKKWRDSKNTSITSSSSSKTAEEKKVELTRNGEKNNQCGTETNCEAAKQSNSEKNSDTESQNSKSEEALSLSDKKENVSHSKKDKGKDGENLSQDCGNPTVTDTEPCDSENCSNNVSADVQDSLGQDKPPVESTIKNKDEIKS, via the exons ATGGGCAGCCTGCTGAGCGGGGTCAGCGTCAAGGAGCCCGCCACGGTGGAGGACTGCGACTCCACCTGGGAGACGGACTCCGAGCCCGAGCTGCAGGACCCAGGCGgggaccagcagcagcaggaggcgaTCGGCGGGGAAGAGCCAGCCCCGGAGCCgcccgccccgctccctgccgcAAGCGCCCGGCCCGAGGAGACCCGGCaggaaggggaagaggtggaagggggccgagaagcagcagcagcccccggCCCTGAGCAG ATTGATGATGCAACTGAGCTGACAACGAAACCAAAGAGGAGCTTTTATGCTGCAAGAGACTTGTACAAGTATCGACACCAATATCCA cAGAACTTTAAAGATCTCCGGTATCAAAATGACTTGTGCAATCTCCGATTTTATAAGAATAAAATTCCCTTTAAACCTGATG GAGTTTACATTGAAGAAGTCCTGAATAAATGGAAGGGAGACTATGAAAAATTGGAACATAATCACACTTATATACAGTG gctttTTCCACTTAGAGAACAAGGTTTGAATTTCTATGCTAAAGAATTAACTACATATGAAATAGAG GAattcaagaaaacaaaagaagcaaTTAGAAGATTCCTGTTGGCTTATAAAATGATGTTGGAGTTTTTTGGAATAAAACTAATTGATAAAACAGGAAATGTAGCTCGAGCTGCTAATTGGCAAGAAAGATTTCAACATTTGAATGA GTCCCAACACAACTACTTAAGAATCACTCGCATTCTGAAAAGTCTTGGTGAGCTTGGATATGAGAGTTTCAAATCTCCGCTTGTAAAATTTATTCTCCATGAAGCTCTTGTTGAAGACACAATTCCCAACATTAAGCAAAGTGCTTTGGAATATTTTGTATATACCATTAGAGACCGAAGAGAAAGGAGACAGCTCCTGCGATTTGCTCAACAACGTTACACACCTTCAGAGCATTTCATCTGGGGACCACCAAGAAAACAGAAATTGGAGGGAAACAAAACAGGTAAAAAGCCAACATCCCCAGTTTCTTCTCACAATAGTTATATTTCTAAACATAAGAAATGGAGAGATTCCAAGAATACATCCATAACTAGCAGCTCCAGTAGCAAAACAGCTGAAGAAAAAAAGGTAGAACTCAcaagaaatggagaaaaaaacaaccaatGTGGAACAGAAACCAACTGTGAAGCTGCTAAGCAGAGCAACAGTGAAAAGAACAGTGATACTGAAAGTCAAAATTCCAAATCAGAGGAAGCTCTCAGTTTGTCTGACAAAAAGGAGAACGTTTCTCATTCCAAAAAGGATAAGGGAAAAGATGGGGAAAATCTAAGCCAAGATTGTGGAAATCCAACAGTTACAGACACAGAGCCATGTGACAGTGAGAACTGTTCAAATAATGTGTCAGCAGATGTGCAAGACAGCCTAGGTCAGGATAAACCTCCAGTGGAATCCACCATAAAGAACAAAGATGAGATAAAATCATGA